From a single Piliocolobus tephrosceles isolate RC106 chromosome 21, ASM277652v3, whole genome shotgun sequence genomic region:
- the LOC111525204 gene encoding zinc finger protein 222 isoform X1 yields MIICNEAVTFKDVAVVFTEEELELLDPAQRKLYRDVMLENFRNLLSVGHQPFHGDTFHFLREEKFWVMETTSQREGNSGKIQTEMETVPEAGTHEEFSCKQIWEQIASDLTRSQDSTINNSQLFEQDDGSSQIEERLSRVHTREKPSQGGKCKQSFNDVSIFNLPQQLYSGEKSHTCDECGKSFCYISALHIHQRVHMGVKCYKCDVCGKEFSQSSRLQTHQRVHTGEKPFKCEQCGKGFRCRSALKVHCKLHTREKPYNCEKCGKAFMHNFQLQKHQRIHTGEKPFKCEICGKSFCLRSSLNRHCMVHTAEKLYKSEKYGRGFIDRLDLHKHQMIHMGQKPYNCKECGKSFKWSSYLLVHQRVHTGEKPYKCEECGKGYISKSGLDFHHRTHTGERSYNCDNCGKSFRHASSILNHKKLHCRRKPLECEDCGKRLVHRSYCKDQQRDYSGENPSKCEDCGKRYKRRLNLDIILSLFLNDI; encoded by the exons GAGGCAGTGACCTTCAAGGACGTGGCTGTGGTCTTCACTGAGGAGGAGCTGGAGCTGCTGGACCCTGCCCAGAGGAAGCTGTATCGagatgtgatgctggagaacttCAGGAACCTGCTCTCAGTGG GGCATCAACCATTCCATGGAGATACTTTCCACTTTCTAAGGGAAGAAAAGTTTTGGGTGATGGAGACAACAAGCCAAAGAGAAGGGAATTCTG GCAAAATCCAAACTGAAATGGAGACTGTTCCAGAAGCAGGAACACATGAAGAATTTTCCTGCAAGCAAATTTGGGAACAAATTGCAAGTGACTTAACCAGGTCTCAAGATTCCACCATAAATAACTCTCAGTTATTTGAACAAGATGACGGCTCCTCCCAGATTGAGGAAAGACTATCTAGAGTTCACACAAGAGAAAAACCTTCCCAGGGTGGAAAGTGTAAACAGTCCTTCAATGATGTTTCCATCTTTAATCTTCCTCAGCAGTTATATTCCGGAGAGAAGTCTCATACCTGTGATGAGTGTGGAAAAAGCTTCTGTTACATCTCAGCCCTTCATATTCATCAGAGAGTCCACATGGGAGTGAAATGCTATAAGTGTGATGTGTGTGGTAAGGAATTTAGTCAGAGTTCACGTCTGCAAACTCATCAGAGAgtccacactggagagaaaccattcAAATGTGAGCAGTGTGGGAAAGGCTTCAGATGTAGATCAGCGCTTAAAGTTCATTGCAAATTACACACGAGAGAGAAACCTTATAATTGTGAGaaatgtgggaaggccttcatGCACAATTTCCAGCTTCAgaaacatcagagaattcatactggggAGAAGCCATTCAAATGTGAAATATGTGGTAAGAGCTTCTGTCTTAGGTCAAGTCTTAATAGGCATTGCATGGTTCACACAGCAGAGAAACTGTACAAATCTGAAAAGTATGGAAGAGGTTTCATTGATAGGCTAGATTTGCATAAGCATCAGATGATTCATATGGGACAGAAACCATATAATTGTAAAGAATGTGGGAAGAGCTTCAAATGGTCCTCATATCTTTTGGTCCATCAACGAGTCCACACTGGAGAAAAGCCATACAAATGTGAGGAGTGTGGGAAGGGCTACATTAGTAAATCAGGTCTTGACTTCCACCATAGAACCCACACGGGAGAGAGATCTTATAACTGTGATAACTGTGGGAAGAGCTTTAGACATGCTTCTAGTATTTTGAATCATAAGAAACTCCACTGCCGAAGAAAACCATTGGAATGTGAAGACTGTGGAAAGAGGCTTGTACACCGGTCATACTGTAAAGATCAACAAAGAGACTACAGTGGAGAAAACCCATCCAAATGTGAGGACTGTGGGAAGCGCTACAAGAGGCGCTTGAATTTGgatataattttatcattatttttaaatgacatataa
- the LOC111525204 gene encoding zinc finger protein 222 isoform X2 produces MIICNEAVTFKDVAVVFTEEELELLDPAQRKLYRDVMLENFRNLLSVGKIQTEMETVPEAGTHEEFSCKQIWEQIASDLTRSQDSTINNSQLFEQDDGSSQIEERLSRVHTREKPSQGGKCKQSFNDVSIFNLPQQLYSGEKSHTCDECGKSFCYISALHIHQRVHMGVKCYKCDVCGKEFSQSSRLQTHQRVHTGEKPFKCEQCGKGFRCRSALKVHCKLHTREKPYNCEKCGKAFMHNFQLQKHQRIHTGEKPFKCEICGKSFCLRSSLNRHCMVHTAEKLYKSEKYGRGFIDRLDLHKHQMIHMGQKPYNCKECGKSFKWSSYLLVHQRVHTGEKPYKCEECGKGYISKSGLDFHHRTHTGERSYNCDNCGKSFRHASSILNHKKLHCRRKPLECEDCGKRLVHRSYCKDQQRDYSGENPSKCEDCGKRYKRRLNLDIILSLFLNDI; encoded by the exons GAGGCAGTGACCTTCAAGGACGTGGCTGTGGTCTTCACTGAGGAGGAGCTGGAGCTGCTGGACCCTGCCCAGAGGAAGCTGTATCGagatgtgatgctggagaacttCAGGAACCTGCTCTCAGTGG GCAAAATCCAAACTGAAATGGAGACTGTTCCAGAAGCAGGAACACATGAAGAATTTTCCTGCAAGCAAATTTGGGAACAAATTGCAAGTGACTTAACCAGGTCTCAAGATTCCACCATAAATAACTCTCAGTTATTTGAACAAGATGACGGCTCCTCCCAGATTGAGGAAAGACTATCTAGAGTTCACACAAGAGAAAAACCTTCCCAGGGTGGAAAGTGTAAACAGTCCTTCAATGATGTTTCCATCTTTAATCTTCCTCAGCAGTTATATTCCGGAGAGAAGTCTCATACCTGTGATGAGTGTGGAAAAAGCTTCTGTTACATCTCAGCCCTTCATATTCATCAGAGAGTCCACATGGGAGTGAAATGCTATAAGTGTGATGTGTGTGGTAAGGAATTTAGTCAGAGTTCACGTCTGCAAACTCATCAGAGAgtccacactggagagaaaccattcAAATGTGAGCAGTGTGGGAAAGGCTTCAGATGTAGATCAGCGCTTAAAGTTCATTGCAAATTACACACGAGAGAGAAACCTTATAATTGTGAGaaatgtgggaaggccttcatGCACAATTTCCAGCTTCAgaaacatcagagaattcatactggggAGAAGCCATTCAAATGTGAAATATGTGGTAAGAGCTTCTGTCTTAGGTCAAGTCTTAATAGGCATTGCATGGTTCACACAGCAGAGAAACTGTACAAATCTGAAAAGTATGGAAGAGGTTTCATTGATAGGCTAGATTTGCATAAGCATCAGATGATTCATATGGGACAGAAACCATATAATTGTAAAGAATGTGGGAAGAGCTTCAAATGGTCCTCATATCTTTTGGTCCATCAACGAGTCCACACTGGAGAAAAGCCATACAAATGTGAGGAGTGTGGGAAGGGCTACATTAGTAAATCAGGTCTTGACTTCCACCATAGAACCCACACGGGAGAGAGATCTTATAACTGTGATAACTGTGGGAAGAGCTTTAGACATGCTTCTAGTATTTTGAATCATAAGAAACTCCACTGCCGAAGAAAACCATTGGAATGTGAAGACTGTGGAAAGAGGCTTGTACACCGGTCATACTGTAAAGATCAACAAAGAGACTACAGTGGAGAAAACCCATCCAAATGTGAGGACTGTGGGAAGCGCTACAAGAGGCGCTTGAATTTGgatataattttatcattatttttaaatgacatataa
- the LOC111525204 gene encoding zinc finger protein 222 isoform X3, with the protein METVPEAGTHEEFSCKQIWEQIASDLTRSQDSTINNSQLFEQDDGSSQIEERLSRVHTREKPSQGGKCKQSFNDVSIFNLPQQLYSGEKSHTCDECGKSFCYISALHIHQRVHMGVKCYKCDVCGKEFSQSSRLQTHQRVHTGEKPFKCEQCGKGFRCRSALKVHCKLHTREKPYNCEKCGKAFMHNFQLQKHQRIHTGEKPFKCEICGKSFCLRSSLNRHCMVHTAEKLYKSEKYGRGFIDRLDLHKHQMIHMGQKPYNCKECGKSFKWSSYLLVHQRVHTGEKPYKCEECGKGYISKSGLDFHHRTHTGERSYNCDNCGKSFRHASSILNHKKLHCRRKPLECEDCGKRLVHRSYCKDQQRDYSGENPSKCEDCGKRYKRRLNLDIILSLFLNDI; encoded by the coding sequence ATGGAGACTGTTCCAGAAGCAGGAACACATGAAGAATTTTCCTGCAAGCAAATTTGGGAACAAATTGCAAGTGACTTAACCAGGTCTCAAGATTCCACCATAAATAACTCTCAGTTATTTGAACAAGATGACGGCTCCTCCCAGATTGAGGAAAGACTATCTAGAGTTCACACAAGAGAAAAACCTTCCCAGGGTGGAAAGTGTAAACAGTCCTTCAATGATGTTTCCATCTTTAATCTTCCTCAGCAGTTATATTCCGGAGAGAAGTCTCATACCTGTGATGAGTGTGGAAAAAGCTTCTGTTACATCTCAGCCCTTCATATTCATCAGAGAGTCCACATGGGAGTGAAATGCTATAAGTGTGATGTGTGTGGTAAGGAATTTAGTCAGAGTTCACGTCTGCAAACTCATCAGAGAgtccacactggagagaaaccattcAAATGTGAGCAGTGTGGGAAAGGCTTCAGATGTAGATCAGCGCTTAAAGTTCATTGCAAATTACACACGAGAGAGAAACCTTATAATTGTGAGaaatgtgggaaggccttcatGCACAATTTCCAGCTTCAgaaacatcagagaattcatactggggAGAAGCCATTCAAATGTGAAATATGTGGTAAGAGCTTCTGTCTTAGGTCAAGTCTTAATAGGCATTGCATGGTTCACACAGCAGAGAAACTGTACAAATCTGAAAAGTATGGAAGAGGTTTCATTGATAGGCTAGATTTGCATAAGCATCAGATGATTCATATGGGACAGAAACCATATAATTGTAAAGAATGTGGGAAGAGCTTCAAATGGTCCTCATATCTTTTGGTCCATCAACGAGTCCACACTGGAGAAAAGCCATACAAATGTGAGGAGTGTGGGAAGGGCTACATTAGTAAATCAGGTCTTGACTTCCACCATAGAACCCACACGGGAGAGAGATCTTATAACTGTGATAACTGTGGGAAGAGCTTTAGACATGCTTCTAGTATTTTGAATCATAAGAAACTCCACTGCCGAAGAAAACCATTGGAATGTGAAGACTGTGGAAAGAGGCTTGTACACCGGTCATACTGTAAAGATCAACAAAGAGACTACAGTGGAGAAAACCCATCCAAATGTGAGGACTGTGGGAAGCGCTACAAGAGGCGCTTGAATTTGgatataattttatcattatttttaaatgacatataa